In a single window of the Nycticebus coucang isolate mNycCou1 chromosome 13, mNycCou1.pri, whole genome shotgun sequence genome:
- the PPDPFL gene encoding pancreatic progenitor cell differentiation and proliferation factor-like protein isoform X1 yields the protein MAAVPSIGCLLAKNQYYRKPSVSSVSSLTSSDSGNFTDEDKSQQGLPEVAESTWWFKSFFHVEPVLSDVRIKDLSPSGSNS from the exons ATGGCCGCAGTGCCTTCCATCGGTTGCCTTCTAGCCAAAAATCAGTATTATCGAA AGCCCAGTGTGTCTTCAGTTAGTTCTCTAACCAGCTCCGACTCTGGTaacttcacagatgaggacaaATCTCAGCAAG GATTACCCGAAGTGGCAGAATCCACCTGGTGGTTTAAATCCTTTTTTCACGTGGAGCCTGTGCTTTCAGATGTGAGAATCAAAGATCTGTCTCCTAGTGG CAGTAACAGTTGA
- the PPDPFL gene encoding pancreatic progenitor cell differentiation and proliferation factor-like protein isoform X2, whose amino-acid sequence MAAVPSIGCLLAKNQYYRKPSVSSVSSLTSSDSGNFTDEDKSQQGLPEVAESTWWFKSFFHVEPVLSDVRIKDLSPSG is encoded by the exons ATGGCCGCAGTGCCTTCCATCGGTTGCCTTCTAGCCAAAAATCAGTATTATCGAA AGCCCAGTGTGTCTTCAGTTAGTTCTCTAACCAGCTCCGACTCTGGTaacttcacagatgaggacaaATCTCAGCAAG GATTACCCGAAGTGGCAGAATCCACCTGGTGGTTTAAATCCTTTTTTCACGTGGAGCCTGTGCTTTCAGATGTGAGAATCAAAGATCTGTCTCCTAGTGGGTAA